The genomic segment TATTACAATTATTTTTAAATTAAACCGGGTCGAATTCATCCACATCAAAATTTACTATTTTACCGTAAACGATATATTCCGCTCTGGCCTTAAAAGGAGGGATGTTCCAGTTCTTTACGAATTTATATCGGGATGATTGTGTAGCAGAGTCTGTCCAACTAAGAAAGTTCTCTAATTCAGCGGCGGACAAATCGTATTCTTTCTCAGTGCCGCCGACTAAGTGGATCGTAACAATAGCGCGGGAGCCACCAGATCCGCCACCGGACGAAACAGGCGTTGCGCTCACTTCATTAGAATTGCCGCTCTCGCCGCCTGCATTTACTGCTGACACGACGTAGTAATACTTGGTACCATTCGTAAGGCCAGTGTCGTGAAAGACGTTCCCAGTGACAGCCGTTGCGATCGTCGTATAGGGGCCGCCCGCTGTAGTGGATCGCTTGATGTTATAATTGGTAGCACCGGTTGAGGCGTACCAAGTTAAGTAGGCTGTAGTATCTCCAGATGTTGCGGTTAGTCCGGCCGGCGCATCCGCACTCACTACCGTTCCAGGTGTCACGGTATCGAACACATCGAATTCCCATATCCTCATATTGAGTGAAGTAACAAATTCTATCTTAGATACGTTTGTTACTATTTGACCCAGATTATTGTGTTTAGTGGTCTGTGATCCTTGCCACAGGAACTGTTCCGTATACAATAAAACATTATTTTTATCATAAAACTTAATACTAAAATCCCAATTAGCTTTGACTTTATAGGATTTTATGGTCTTAGGGGAAGAAAATGAATACCATACGCCTTGGCCGCCGCTCCCTATTACTGTATATGTAGTTTCATTATTATCTGTAAGTTGTTCTACTGGTTGATTTAGGCTATCTGTAAACAGATTTGGAGCAATTAATCCTCCCTCATAAGCCGAAGCTTTCTCCTGCGCCCCAATAAACGGCAGAAATAACACTAGCGCAAACAGCATGAGCAAAACCTTCTTCAAAACCAAACCACTCCCCATTATGTAGTTCCATAATCATACAAGGGAAATTAAGGTTTTATAAGTCTGTTTATCTACAAAATTTTACATTACGATTGAGAGTTATAATACTTACCGGGATACAAAATCCGCAGCCTTTTGCTACAATTGAAGGAACATCCAAGAAAGGCGCCCGCTGTAAGTTCCTCCCTCCTATACTCCTGACAAAGCGCGAAGAACCCTTCGATGATCCCCGATATCTTTTCGAACCAAAGATTGACGGGCACCGCCAGGAACTTTCCGTGCAAGACGGCCACCTCTCGCTCTTTACGAGGCACGAGACGTTATACACGCCCCAATACCCAGAACTTTATGACTTAACACTGGCTAACGTCTCAGACGCTCTCCTAGTTGGCGAGGTCGCACGCATGGACCCGGTGACTGGTGCCGTTTACTTCGAGTCGATCATGTAACGCTTCCAGCTCAAGCAGGAACGAAAGATACAGGAAACTGAAGCGTCGTGGCCAGTTCATTATTTTGTTTTCGATATCATTCGTTACAAACTTTCTATAGTAACGTGATGAGCGTGGATCGGCCGGGAACGGACCTGTTCGAGGTGATCAGGCAGCGGAAGCTTGAGGACACTGTCGCTAAGCGAGACAACAGCCCTTACGTCGGCCTCCAGGATCCGCTGTGGATCAAGATCATCAACTAGGAACACGTCGAAGCGACGATCGCCGGATATCGCCACGACGAATTCGGGTGGCTCGCGCATTATAAAGGGCGTCCGGCTGGGATAATCGAATTTGCTGAGGCAGCTCGCGAGAAGGCTCTCCGCGTCGTCGCCAGCGGACTGGTCACGGGGCAGGACAAAAAACTTCGTTTACATGGAGCCGCGGATCGTGAGCGAGTGCGGTTTCGGATTTGGACTCGCCGCAGGATGCTTCGAACTCCAGCGTTCGCAAATTCATAACTGGATAGTCATAATGTGATCAGATATTCCTATTTTTGATAGACTTGGTGCAAAATCTTTTGAAAGCGGGATATTATGGGTCTCTGGTCGAAGTGGGATGATGCGCACAAAAAAGCGGTCGCTTCGGGTTTTAGTTTTGGTTGCAAAAATCCCCTCGTTTTTGCCGAATGGTTGCAATCGAATCAGCAGTACATTTCGTTGTAAAGTTGACTCCAGTTTTACGGCGAATATGTAAAGTCACAAGCCCTGGAGCCGAACCCCCCGGGCGAATGATTAAACAATGCCTTTAGGATACAGCACGGTAAGCAGCCGGTAAAAGTCGTAGCTGCCGCGCGATGGCGTGTGATCAGTTTGGCCTTTACCGTTGCCTGTACGGCGGCAGCAGCCCATACGGGCGGCTCATCGACGATCTGCAGCTTTTCCACCGACACAAGCCGATCGGCGAGCGCCTCGGTATGCACACGTTACGAAGAAGGCAAGCCGGCGACTGTCGATAAATTTAATCTGTTTAGAACAAGCATTCCCCAACAATCGAGCCCTCACCGCTCCGGTAAAAATAAAAAAACCCTTATGCATCAAGGGATTTCGTCGTTAAAGTTATGGTGCGGTCGAGAGGACTCGAACCTCCACGGTATTGCTACCGCCAGCCCCTCAAGCTGGTGCGTCTGCCATTCCGCCACGACCGCATATTAAAAGTGTTGCTGTTCTCCAAGCGGCAGTGCCGGGGAACTTCTCAAAGCCCTTGCTTGCTGACGTTCGATCCTGTTGACCGAAGGTGGTGAGCCATGAAGGACTCGAACCTTCGACACCCTGATTAAAAGTCAGGTGCTCTACCAACTGAGCTAATGGCTCGTACTTAAGTTGGTGACCCGTGGGGGAATCGAACCCCCGTTACCTCCGTGAAAGGGAGGTGTCTTAACCGCTTGACCAACGGGCCGCATTAGCACCAATCCGCTTGTTTATCGCGTTCTCTCTCGGGCGACAAAAATGATTATATAACACGCATTTCGGTTTCGCAAGTACCTTTGCGCAATTTTTTAAAAGTTTTTTTGTGGTGTATGCTTAGACCATGAAAGGGGCGCCACACATGACCCAAATGCTTCTATACAATGAATCGACGCAGCGCGTCGAAGAGACCGGCATCCGGGTGCCCGGCGAAGGCGAAGTCGCCTGGGTGCCGCTGATCGCCGCCTCGCAGGAGGAAATCGAGCGCGTGCTGCGGGACGTATTCTGCTGCCATCCGCTGATCGTCGAGGATTGCATTAAGCTGAACCAGCGCCCCAAGCTCGACCGCTACGACAAGCATATGCTCCTCACTTTTTTCGAGGTCGGACAGGACCTGACGACGATCGAGATGGAGCACGTCATCGGTCCCAACTACATCATCACGGTAGCCCCGCAATCCGCGAGTTCGGTGGAAGCAGCCGCGCGGGACTTCCGCGCCGCGCCGGAGCGGTTCATGACCTTTTCCGGGGTCATCCTCTACCGCCTCCTCGACCGCTGCGTCGACGACTACGCGGACCTGACGGACAAGGTTGAAAATGTGCTGGACAAGCACGAGCGCGCCATCTTCCGCAATCCGCACGTCAAAATCGCCGGGGACGTCTTTCGCCTCAAGCGAAAGCTGCATACGGTCAGACGGATTATGGCAGACGAAAAAGCGGCGCTCGCGCAGCTGACCCACCATCAGTTCCCCTACACCAGAGCGGAAGCAGACGTATACTTCATCGATATCTACGATCACGTCTCGCGTGTGCTCGATTCGATCGACGCCTTCCGCGAATCGCTGTCCGGCCTTCTCGAGCTGCAGCTTAATATGAAGTCGGACCGGATGAACGAGATCATGAAGACGCTCACGATCGTCAGCTCCATCTTCCTCCCGCTGACCTTCGTCGTCGGCTTGTACGGGATGAACTTTCGCGACATGCCCGAGCTGAGTTGGAAATACGGCTATCCCGCAGTCCTGCTCGTCATGGTCATAATCGCGGGATCGCTCTGGTGGTTCTACAAGCGAAAAAAATGGTTGTAACGTTCGCAGCTCCCCTCGTTTCAACGATTGTCGTAACCGGTTAAGCATGAAGTAATATACGGATTCGACAAAGGGGCTATCCGCCATGAACGAACACAAGCTGCACGACGGTTCCTTATACTGGCCAAAAACGATGTCCTTCTTCCCTACATACCCTTCCCTTCGCGAACGCGCGATGACGCAGGTCGCGATTATCGGCGGCGGGATGACCGGCGCGATCTGCGCGGCGACGCTCGCCGAAGCCGGCATCCCCGCCGTTCTGGTCGAGGAGAAGCGCGTCGCTTCCGCCAGTACGGCCGCTAACACGGGTCTCATTCAATTTTCCAGCGATATCATGATGAGCGGGCTGGCTGACCGGATTGGCGAAAGGGATGCTGTCGCGTTCTACGCGCACTCCCGCAAAGCCGTGAACGATCTCGGCCTTCTGGCCGCGGCCGTCCCCCAGGACGGCGGCTACCGCGTCCGCAGCAGCCTCTATTGCGCCTCGACGGACGAGGACGCGCCGAAGCTGCGCCGGGAATACGAAATGCTGCGCAGGCATGGCTACGCGGCGGATTGGGGGTTTCCTGCGGGGGTCGGCAGCGACTTTATGGCGCGATATCCGGCCGCCTTTGTAACCCACGGAGACGCCGAGATCAATCCGGTGCGGACTGCCCATGCTTTTATCGCACAGGCTGCGCGGAGCGGCGTCCGCGTGTATGAGCATACGGGCGTGGCGAACGTACGCAGGAGAGGCGACTGGTTCGCGCTGGACTGCGAAGGCGGAGAGATCCTCGCGCGGACGGTCGTACGCGCTACGGGCTACCTGCCCGACATTGAGGGCGCTGCCGGGTGCGAGCCGATTCTCCGAAGGACGTTCGCGCTGGCGACGAAGCCGAACTCGGTTCCCGCCGAATGGAATCGGGACCATATGATGTGGGAAACGGCTCGTCCCTACTTTTACTTCCGTACGACGCCGGATGGACGGATCGTCGCCGGCGGGCTGGACGAGGATTCACCGGACCCTGTGACAGGCGAGCCAGAGCTGCAGGCACGCACGGCGAAGCTGCTTGCCGAGCTCGGGAAGCTGTTCCCGGGCAGCCGCTTCGAAGCCGAGCACGCCTGGTGCGGCTCGTTCGGCGAATCGCCCGACGACCTCCCCTTCATCGGCGAGCATCCGGAGACGCCTGGACTCTTCCACGCGCTGGGCTATGGCGGCAACGGCACCGTCTATGCGATGCTGGCTGCAAACATGCTGGTAGCCCGTCTGCGCGGACAGGAACACCCGCTGGCCGGCCTGCTGCGGCCGAGGGAGGTAAACCGGGCCGCAAGCGGCAAGCCGGCTGTCAGAAAGGCATATGGGGTTTAGAAACAGGGGCATACACCTCATCCATAACGAAACAAGCGCTCCGCTGCAATTGTGCGGGCGCTTGTTATATTCTAAAGGAGTTTTGGTTTTTGCCGTTCCGGCGGGTTGGCCGATCGTCACCCGTGTTGCGCCTGCGTCGTTCTTTCGGCGCAATGCCTGCAAATATACATCTATTTTCGCCGAGATCGACCCCTTTGGACAGGATAGATGCAAAAGCGCAGTTATTTTCCTTCAGCTTCCGGATTTTCGGCTTGCGCTTTGAATTTACCTGCACATTTGCAGGTATTTCATCACTTGCCGTCGGTCGTCAGAAAATACTTGTACAAATGCAGGTATTTGCCCCGCCAAACAATCGAAAAGCCCCGACATGCCGGCACAAACAAAAAAGGACTGCCTATTCGGCAATCCTTGATCATGTCGCTGTAGTGGCGGAGAGAGAGGGATTCGAACCCTCGCACCACTTGCGCAGTCTAACCCCTTAGCAGAGGGTCCCCTTGAGCCACTTGGGTATCTCTCCATGTTGGCTCCCCGAACAGGACTCGAACCTGTGACAACTCGATTAACAGTCGAGTGCTCTACCAACTGAGCTATCAGGGAACGTTTTTCTCAAAAGCGACATTGATTAATTTATCATATGTCCTTAAATGAGTCAAGCACTGTGCCAAACTTTTTTCGAATTAATTTTGCGCGGCCTGTCCCGCCCACGAAGATGCCTTGTCCGGCACGGCTTCTTCGAGCCTAAGCTTGCCCTTGCACCGGCCGCAAACGTACTTCCGCGGGTCGGTCTTGCGCTTGCGCGGGTACGACATGCCGCAGGCGCGGCAGACCAGGTGATAGCGGACGGGCAGACTGCGGCGCGCGCCGGGGAGCGCCTGACAATAGAGCGTGGCGCCGACCTGGGCGAGCAGCGTCTTGAACTCGGCGTCGCGGTGACGGTAGCCCCGACCGAGCAGATGCAGGTGATAGTGGCACAGCTCGTGTTTAATGATGCGTTCTGTCTCTTCCGCGCCATTGATCTCGAGCTGATGCGGGCTGATCTCGATATGATGGCTCTTCGTGAAGTAGCGGCCCCCGGTCGTCCTCAGCCGCCCGTTGAACATCGCCTTGTGCAGGAAAGGCCTGCCGAACCATTGAAGAGACAACGCCTCCACCCACTGCTGCAATTCACGGTTGTCCATTTACGGAGCCTGCCCCCTGCCTGTGCCTTATTCTACTTGAATTGTAGCCTTGGGTTGGGCTACACTGTCAAGTAGAATTTGCCGAGGGGAGACTATCCGACTCATGCCCGACATGACCCACGTATTGCTGCAGCGCGCCGACGGCAGCCTCCAGTTCGTCGAGATGCCCGCGTCTCACGCTTACCAGCTTACCGCACTCAATCTTAGACTTCACAAGGAACTGTCCAAGCTGACGGCGGACAATGTTCCGG from the Cohnella hashimotonis genome contains:
- the corA gene encoding magnesium/cobalt transporter CorA produces the protein MTQMLLYNESTQRVEETGIRVPGEGEVAWVPLIAASQEEIERVLRDVFCCHPLIVEDCIKLNQRPKLDRYDKHMLLTFFEVGQDLTTIEMEHVIGPNYIITVAPQSASSVEAAARDFRAAPERFMTFSGVILYRLLDRCVDDYADLTDKVENVLDKHERAIFRNPHVKIAGDVFRLKRKLHTVRRIMADEKAALAQLTHHQFPYTRAEADVYFIDIYDHVSRVLDSIDAFRESLSGLLELQLNMKSDRMNEIMKTLTIVSSIFLPLTFVVGLYGMNFRDMPELSWKYGYPAVLLVMVIIAGSLWWFYKRKKWL
- a CDS encoding SprT family protein, producing the protein MDNRELQQWVEALSLQWFGRPFLHKAMFNGRLRTTGGRYFTKSHHIEISPHQLEINGAEETERIIKHELCHYHLHLLGRGYRHRDAEFKTLLAQVGATLYCQALPGARRSLPVRYHLVCRACGMSYPRKRKTDPRKYVCGRCKGKLRLEEAVPDKASSWAGQAAQN
- a CDS encoding NAD(P)/FAD-dependent oxidoreductase encodes the protein MNEHKLHDGSLYWPKTMSFFPTYPSLRERAMTQVAIIGGGMTGAICAATLAEAGIPAVLVEEKRVASASTAANTGLIQFSSDIMMSGLADRIGERDAVAFYAHSRKAVNDLGLLAAAVPQDGGYRVRSSLYCASTDEDAPKLRREYEMLRRHGYAADWGFPAGVGSDFMARYPAAFVTHGDAEINPVRTAHAFIAQAARSGVRVYEHTGVANVRRRGDWFALDCEGGEILARTVVRATGYLPDIEGAAGCEPILRRTFALATKPNSVPAEWNRDHMMWETARPYFYFRTTPDGRIVAGGLDEDSPDPVTGEPELQARTAKLLAELGKLFPGSRFEAEHAWCGSFGESPDDLPFIGEHPETPGLFHALGYGGNGTVYAMLAANMLVARLRGQEHPLAGLLRPREVNRAASGKPAVRKAYGV
- a CDS encoding fibronectin type III domain-containing protein, with translation MKKVLLMLFALVLFLPFIGAQEKASAYEGGLIAPNLFTDSLNQPVEQLTDNNETTYTVIGSGGQGVWYSFSSPKTIKSYKVKANWDFSIKFYDKNNVLLYTEQFLWQGSQTTKHNNLGQIVTNVSKIEFVTSLNMRIWEFDVFDTVTPGTVVSADAPAGLTATSGDTTAYLTWYASTGATNYNIKRSTTAGGPYTTIATAVTGNVFHDTGLTNGTKYYYVVSAVNAGGESGNSNEVSATPVSSGGGSGGSRAIVTIHLVGGTEKEYDLSAAELENFLSWTDSATQSSRYKFVKNWNIPPFKARAEYIVYGKIVNFDVDEFDPV